One stretch of Myxococcota bacterium DNA includes these proteins:
- a CDS encoding tetratricopeptide repeat protein — MSATASGAAWARWGIHGIAWLTGAAVLVAAGQPIFTDDLWWHLGLGQAFASEGPHLAEDPLLDSPAGPPHTAAWLADAGFARLLELTGFQGLRALHVALVLAASGMLWGLLRRAAGSAAAASGGVVIFWLLSTYRLVQLRPHLFTLLAAFAVVALLIVPRKAPGPGRVLAAVAIVGLWAQLHAAFLLGPLLVAAALGGVLCAHWLSERARSEGWTRAVALAVALVGMLAAGLANPSGADAYLAYFAAGGETTDLGVVLDEWSPVSLFAFPTTGVPPTPLAWTLVWALLIATLAVVVRLLRRLDRISGQEGALASSAALSGALLLFASRFLWLGSLIVLWLVRAERPALRALLRRSAGGLAIAGTLLLLVAAFFQRGDWPLVTRGLPQTWSGYATPYALQKYATHALWWLADTELEGHLYTDYFQGGFAGYWLAPQLKTLINGSLNMPKETVTALAAIDARQGAEPGDSFPALLDRLQIDVFLGIRLPETGNPHRPWAYTAGHLEGTPGWRLVFRNLQSAVYLRNVPRNAENFARVARYYASRGIPFDRERGLVVSQLLANAPEWSVAHGVVPRAFQPLRGSNRLADRQRTAALYTTLGAYREALAIDEPLLRAHPDRLGIRRRLAWTLLRMERPQDALRVLDAAPPEQERDRLLRGLTETARAFAILETSEARRSALARTPFLVRAEVPWLTQGIVPPRVRPAR; from the coding sequence ATGAGCGCAACGGCGTCGGGGGCCGCCTGGGCGAGGTGGGGGATCCACGGGATCGCGTGGCTCACGGGCGCCGCCGTGTTGGTGGCGGCGGGCCAGCCGATCTTCACCGACGACCTTTGGTGGCATCTCGGACTCGGACAGGCGTTTGCGAGCGAAGGCCCTCACCTCGCAGAGGACCCACTGCTCGACTCGCCAGCAGGCCCCCCACACACGGCCGCCTGGCTCGCCGACGCGGGCTTCGCGCGCCTCCTCGAGCTGACGGGCTTCCAGGGTCTGCGCGCGTTGCACGTGGCGCTCGTCCTCGCCGCGTCGGGCATGTTGTGGGGACTGCTGCGGCGCGCGGCGGGCAGCGCCGCGGCGGCGAGCGGCGGCGTGGTGATCTTCTGGCTGCTCTCGACCTACCGGCTCGTACAGCTGCGCCCGCATCTGTTCACCCTCCTCGCCGCGTTCGCCGTCGTCGCCTTGCTCATCGTTCCCCGCAAAGCCCCCGGTCCCGGTCGGGTCCTCGCGGCCGTAGCCATCGTCGGTCTCTGGGCACAGCTCCACGCCGCGTTTCTGCTCGGGCCGCTGCTCGTCGCCGCGGCACTCGGAGGCGTACTCTGCGCGCACTGGCTGTCGGAACGCGCACGGAGCGAGGGCTGGACACGGGCAGTCGCGCTCGCGGTCGCGCTCGTCGGCATGCTGGCGGCGGGTCTCGCGAATCCCTCGGGCGCCGACGCCTACCTCGCCTACTTCGCCGCTGGCGGGGAGACCACCGACCTCGGCGTCGTCCTCGACGAGTGGTCGCCGGTCTCGCTCTTCGCCTTCCCCACCACCGGGGTCCCCCCGACTCCCCTGGCGTGGACCCTCGTATGGGCGCTGTTGATTGCGACGCTCGCGGTCGTGGTGCGACTTCTGCGCCGCCTCGATCGCATCTCGGGACAGGAAGGCGCTCTCGCATCGTCCGCCGCGCTCTCGGGCGCGCTCCTGCTCTTCGCGTCGCGCTTCCTCTGGCTGGGCAGCCTGATCGTACTGTGGCTCGTGCGTGCCGAACGACCGGCGCTGCGTGCTTTGCTGCGTCGCAGCGCCGGCGGGCTCGCGATCGCGGGCACGCTGCTGCTCCTGGTCGCCGCGTTCTTCCAGCGGGGCGACTGGCCGCTCGTCACGCGCGGGTTGCCCCAGACGTGGAGCGGCTATGCAACGCCCTACGCACTCCAGAAGTACGCGACCCATGCGCTCTGGTGGCTCGCGGACACCGAGCTCGAGGGGCATCTCTACACCGACTACTTCCAGGGTGGGTTCGCCGGCTACTGGCTCGCACCGCAGCTGAAGACGCTGATCAACGGCTCCCTCAACATGCCCAAGGAAACCGTCACCGCGCTGGCCGCGATCGACGCGCGCCAGGGGGCGGAACCCGGGGATAGTTTCCCCGCGCTCCTCGACCGGCTCCAGATCGATGTCTTCCTGGGAATCCGACTCCCCGAGACCGGGAACCCCCACCGTCCCTGGGCCTACACGGCAGGACACCTCGAGGGAACGCCCGGCTGGCGCCTGGTGTTCCGAAACCTGCAGAGCGCGGTGTACCTGCGCAACGTCCCCCGCAACGCGGAGAACTTCGCGCGCGTCGCGCGCTACTACGCCTCGCGCGGCATCCCCTTCGACCGCGAGCGCGGGCTCGTCGTGTCCCAGCTGCTCGCAAACGCCCCGGAATGGAGCGTCGCCCACGGCGTGGTGCCACGCGCGTTCCAGCCGCTGCGCGGCAGCAACCGACTGGCGGATCGTCAGCGCACCGCGGCGCTCTACACCACGCTCGGTGCCTACCGCGAAGCCCTCGCGATCGACGAGCCCCTACTCCGCGCGCACCCGGACCGCCTCGGTATTCGCCGTCGGCTCGCGTGGACGCTGCTGCGGATGGAGCGTCCCCAGGATGCACTCCGCGTCCTGGACGCGGCCCCGCCCGAACAAGAGCGCGATCGCCTGCTGCGAGGCCTCACGGAAACCGCCCGCGCCTTCGCGATCCTCGAGACATCCGAAGCCCGGCGCAGCGCGCTCGCTCGAACGCCCTTCCTGGTGCGCGCGGAGGTTCCCTGGCTCACCCAGGGCATCGTGCCGCCCCGGGTTCGCCCGGCGCGCTAG
- a CDS encoding TonB-dependent receptor produces MNSIVPARQLRPDVPRSWAVFLASLLLISATASSPIAAEEDERDATILLAQADASVDDEVEDDDSSGPPEGVQIMRVRGRGIDAIETEVPSSLTQFNAADIEALGAQNISDLSRVTPNVNIIQPGATQSIFFIRGVGLSDFSANATGAVAVFQDRVAINAAAIQTGQLYDIGDIQALRGPQGTGAYRNASAGAIAVTSRRPTGSYAANLRATFGRRAADGGKGALHAFLQDYEGAIEMPIVEDWFSGRFAFRLRDSDPYKTNGCGNAPPFGSRLARNPPAVLPADASICGELSQDLIPNPNPGAGVLGISLIPVGLNRRVQFEHNWAARGTWAITPPEMETKIFFNLHGSRLNQDNVYGQAIGFGRIQGFPGGDRVFGGITDDGYQDRDLIPQIEAVCDRNAALACQNPFAQALLETSLTQRPLDARPFRGDYNRDGRVTRDAYGGFFEIESKIADLDVSLLTSWDQYRRFTRGDNDFTPEIFFEIDEDDKAWQTYQEVKVGGELAREPFEWEIGGFYLQESLDVLANTAAGIDAGTIRDYSQRIWSTGVWGSFAWDFLDELTLEGGVRFNYERKTFRFDRSLAFGGGIRPQDAIDQEEVWQTPTGKIQLRYHLYENASIYAQYNRGFKAGHFNALNTGETQDPAEDEFVDAWEVGFSGRFLDQRLQMSGAFFYYRYQDYQLFLFSNAANGGPVLEIVNASQAENFGAELEMRLKPLEGWAPRIIEGLEITGNASWLHGEFIDFQIQREARLAGFVVSFVQDFSGDQLQNAPEWKVSGNASWEFDLGKYGYLIPFYQFSYQDDIFYGVNEGEGNIDFDGTSLLPRHAIGQKAFWLHDLRLTYRTPGGSIEVAGWVRNVTDEVYKNFAFDASVVSRVIINFVGEPRTIGVDVTVNF; encoded by the coding sequence ATGAATTCGATTGTTCCGGCGCGACAGCTGCGCCCTGATGTACCCCGGTCCTGGGCCGTCTTTCTCGCGAGCCTGTTGCTGATTTCAGCGACGGCCTCGTCGCCCATCGCCGCTGAGGAGGATGAGCGGGACGCGACGATCCTCTTGGCGCAGGCCGATGCGTCGGTCGATGACGAGGTCGAAGACGATGATTCGTCCGGGCCGCCCGAAGGCGTGCAGATCATGCGCGTGCGGGGCCGCGGTATCGACGCCATCGAGACCGAGGTCCCCTCTTCGCTGACCCAGTTCAACGCGGCGGACATCGAAGCGCTCGGCGCGCAGAACATCTCGGATCTCTCTCGGGTCACGCCGAACGTCAACATCATCCAGCCCGGCGCCACCCAGTCGATCTTCTTCATCCGCGGCGTCGGCCTGTCGGACTTCAGCGCGAACGCGACCGGCGCGGTCGCGGTGTTCCAGGACCGCGTCGCCATCAATGCGGCGGCGATCCAGACCGGTCAGCTCTACGACATCGGCGACATCCAGGCACTGCGAGGCCCACAGGGTACGGGCGCATACCGCAACGCCTCGGCGGGCGCGATCGCGGTGACCTCGCGGCGCCCGACGGGTTCCTACGCGGCGAACCTGCGCGCCACCTTCGGTCGCCGTGCCGCGGACGGCGGCAAGGGGGCACTTCACGCCTTCCTGCAGGACTACGAAGGCGCGATCGAGATGCCGATCGTCGAGGACTGGTTCTCCGGGCGGTTCGCCTTCCGCCTGCGCGATTCGGACCCGTACAAGACGAACGGTTGCGGCAATGCGCCTCCCTTCGGTTCGCGCCTGGCGCGGAACCCTCCCGCGGTTCTCCCAGCAGATGCTTCGATCTGCGGCGAGCTCTCCCAGGACCTGATTCCGAATCCGAACCCGGGCGCGGGAGTGCTTGGCATCTCCTTGATTCCTGTGGGCCTCAACCGCCGCGTCCAGTTCGAGCACAACTGGGCTGCGCGGGGGACATGGGCCATCACGCCGCCGGAGATGGAGACGAAGATCTTCTTCAACCTCCACGGCAGCCGGCTCAACCAGGACAACGTCTACGGCCAGGCGATCGGGTTCGGGCGTATTCAGGGCTTCCCAGGCGGCGACCGCGTGTTCGGTGGCATCACGGATGACGGCTATCAGGATCGCGACCTGATTCCCCAGATCGAAGCCGTCTGCGATCGCAACGCCGCGCTCGCCTGTCAGAACCCCTTCGCCCAGGCGCTGCTCGAGACCAGCCTGACCCAGCGGCCCCTCGACGCCCGTCCGTTCCGCGGCGACTACAACCGCGACGGGCGCGTGACCCGAGATGCCTATGGCGGGTTCTTCGAGATCGAGAGCAAGATCGCCGACCTCGATGTGAGCCTGCTGACCTCGTGGGATCAGTACCGACGTTTCACCCGCGGCGACAACGACTTTACGCCCGAGATCTTCTTCGAGATCGACGAAGACGACAAAGCCTGGCAGACCTATCAAGAGGTGAAGGTCGGCGGTGAGCTCGCGCGCGAGCCCTTCGAGTGGGAGATCGGCGGCTTCTATCTCCAGGAAAGCCTCGACGTGCTGGCCAACACCGCCGCAGGGATCGACGCCGGGACCATCCGCGACTACAGCCAGCGCATCTGGAGCACGGGCGTCTGGGGAAGCTTCGCGTGGGACTTCCTGGACGAGCTGACCCTCGAGGGCGGCGTGCGCTTCAACTACGAGCGCAAGACCTTCCGCTTCGACCGGTCCCTGGCCTTCGGCGGCGGCATCCGTCCCCAGGACGCGATCGACCAGGAAGAGGTCTGGCAGACGCCGACTGGCAAGATTCAGCTTCGCTACCACCTCTACGAGAACGCCAGCATCTACGCCCAGTACAACCGGGGCTTCAAGGCGGGCCACTTCAACGCGTTGAATACCGGCGAAACCCAGGACCCGGCGGAAGACGAGTTCGTCGACGCCTGGGAAGTCGGTTTCAGCGGGCGCTTCCTCGATCAGCGTCTCCAGATGTCAGGCGCCTTCTTCTACTACCGGTACCAGGACTACCAGCTCTTCCTCTTCTCGAACGCCGCGAACGGCGGACCGGTCCTCGAGATCGTCAACGCGAGTCAGGCCGAGAACTTCGGCGCCGAGCTCGAGATGCGCTTGAAGCCGCTCGAAGGTTGGGCGCCGCGCATCATCGAAGGGCTCGAGATCACGGGCAACGCGAGCTGGCTGCACGGCGAGTTCATCGACTTCCAGATCCAGCGCGAGGCGCGGTTGGCCGGTTTCGTGGTTTCGTTCGTGCAGGACTTCTCGGGCGATCAGCTGCAGAACGCGCCCGAGTGGAAGGTGTCCGGCAACGCGAGCTGGGAATTCGACCTGGGGAAGTACGGCTACCTGATTCCCTTCTATCAGTTCAGCTACCAGGACGACATCTTCTACGGCGTCAACGAGGGTGAGGGCAATATCGACTTCGACGGCACCAGCCTGTTGCCGCGTCACGCCATCGGTCAGAAAGCGTTTTGGCTGCACGACCTGCGACTCACCTACCGCACGCCCGGCGGCTCGATCGAAGTGGCCGGCTGGGTGCGCAACGTGACCGACGAGGTCTACAAGAACTTCGCCTTCGACGCGAGCGTCGTGTCCCGCGTGATCATCAACTTCGTGGGCGAGCCGCGTACGATCGGCGTCGACGTCACCGTCAACTTCTAG
- a CDS encoding sulfatase codes for MESNALGRFVRGPGPWLIAAVVAFALYFANPWGEDVPEDPRPIGGVEAFEALRERDDVNVLFILVDTLRADRLRTYGYTRPTSPFFDAIAYQGVRFDRHLSQSSWTKCSMASLWTGYHPTRAGVTRFDHTIPEQAKMPAEIFREAGFRTAGIWRNGWVEGYFGFDQGFEIYTRPNFKPVASDVRRENPTVTHGGTDVDVVEGAVEFLRAYGRERWFLYLHLMDLHEFVYDSDSAKFGTGNADIYDNSILRVNYILDQLFGHLYEAGQLDKTLIVIGSDHGEAFGERGFEGHARTVYPETTEVPLIFGLPFRLQPGLVVKQRTENVDIWPTILDMLGLPALEDTDGRSRVPEMLAELRSETPPADETVAVAHLDQTWGQRVDTISPTVSVSEKGFRYVMVRGPKGNTVEELFDADQDRRELQNVAEENPEVTARLRDEAERYLEREPPWKDDAPTLELDEIQLNQLRALGYSLP; via the coding sequence ATGGAATCCAACGCACTTGGTCGTTTCGTTCGTGGGCCCGGCCCCTGGTTGATCGCGGCAGTCGTCGCGTTCGCGCTCTACTTCGCGAACCCCTGGGGCGAAGACGTTCCCGAGGACCCGCGCCCGATCGGAGGCGTCGAGGCCTTCGAGGCCCTGCGCGAGCGGGACGACGTCAACGTCCTCTTCATCCTGGTCGACACCCTGCGCGCCGACCGTCTGCGCACCTATGGCTATACCCGCCCGACCTCGCCCTTCTTCGACGCGATCGCGTACCAGGGCGTCCGCTTCGATCGCCACCTCTCGCAATCGTCTTGGACGAAGTGTTCGATGGCGTCGCTGTGGACCGGCTACCACCCCACCCGGGCCGGTGTCACGCGCTTCGACCACACCATTCCCGAGCAGGCGAAGATGCCCGCCGAGATCTTCCGCGAGGCCGGCTTCCGGACGGCCGGCATCTGGCGCAACGGCTGGGTGGAAGGCTACTTCGGCTTCGACCAGGGCTTCGAGATCTACACCCGGCCCAACTTCAAGCCCGTGGCCAGCGACGTTCGCCGCGAGAACCCCACCGTCACCCACGGCGGCACCGACGTGGACGTCGTCGAAGGCGCGGTCGAGTTCCTGCGGGCGTACGGGCGGGAGCGCTGGTTCCTGTACCTGCACCTCATGGACCTCCACGAGTTCGTCTACGACTCGGATTCGGCGAAGTTCGGTACCGGCAATGCCGACATCTACGACAACTCGATCCTGCGGGTGAACTACATCCTCGACCAGCTCTTCGGGCACCTCTACGAGGCGGGACAGCTGGACAAGACGCTGATCGTGATCGGCTCCGACCACGGTGAGGCCTTCGGCGAGCGCGGCTTCGAGGGACACGCGCGTACCGTGTACCCCGAGACCACCGAGGTGCCCTTGATCTTCGGCCTCCCCTTCCGCCTCCAGCCGGGCCTGGTCGTGAAGCAGCGCACCGAGAACGTCGACATCTGGCCGACGATCCTCGACATGCTCGGGCTGCCCGCCCTGGAAGACACGGACGGTCGGTCGCGCGTGCCCGAGATGCTCGCCGAGCTGCGCTCGGAGACGCCGCCCGCCGACGAGACCGTCGCGGTCGCCCACCTCGACCAGACCTGGGGCCAACGCGTCGACACGATCTCGCCCACGGTGTCCGTTTCGGAGAAGGGCTTCCGCTACGTGATGGTGCGGGGTCCGAAGGGCAATACCGTGGAGGAGCTCTTCGACGCCGACCAGGACCGCCGCGAGCTCCAGAACGTGGCGGAAGAGAACCCGGAAGTGACGGCGCGCCTCCGCGACGAAGCCGAGCGCTATCTCGAGCGCGAGCCGCCCTGGAAGGACGACGCGCCGACTCTCGAGCTCGACGAGATTCAACTCAACCAGCTGCGAGCGCTCGGGTACTCGCTGCCCTAG
- a CDS encoding tetratricopeptide repeat protein: MPYQHLLRTRWILLLLACVLGVVACEPADPLPGLIARQEQGDYAGTIEPLRALLEERPDDPEVQYHYGISLLTTGQQSLAIWPLRRSMENEAWLSKAALPLAASFIGTGAYDDAIETTNQVLEAEPDNVNALLVRADAQIRSRRFYEEALADVEKILEIDPDNTLALVPRAVALLALERTEEAGDALAVLEESYRDDSLGLHGNSGMCAARATFAKEKGELAKADEIFADCLERFPSDGIVIKEASAFYDSQGRPERTQEVLEEALEADPSLMALRSNLAIRLRAEGKTDEAIELLREGTNVPVPDKAAEAWAAIAAFHVEQEDYAAAVSDLENARRLDRSENKTLELTYADVLALAGQFDEALRVADGFDIPAYQSMVRGRVALERDQPAEALRYYYEGVRLWPDNPIARYYAAIAAERVGDFARAVEDYRYAMRIDAKATDAHLRLARLHRAAGRYDLALSAVAFQSGGREAEFESGLFELETLGQMGRLENLPQLEKRHGESEHWGAMVAALADGVAQTEGPEAAIALIEAREDVQLASPTHVAALDALSRHLIDAGKADESLKRVEAALAANPGDAHLKALQGRSLRAAGRPESAVREAFEAALASDSEDAVALRGLAELDAAGGNVEGAMARYDALIAAHRDDLEAPVVAARLLAEAGRTEDAEATLKRLLDKHPYVHEAASRLAALRVARGAEPTKTLELARRAVFFGGGAEAEAFLATLVEAEPSESPEAG, from the coding sequence GTGCCGTACCAACACCTGCTTCGAACTCGATGGATCCTTCTCCTGCTCGCCTGCGTGCTGGGCGTCGTCGCATGCGAGCCCGCCGACCCGCTGCCCGGCTTGATCGCGCGGCAGGAGCAGGGCGACTACGCGGGAACGATCGAGCCGCTGAGGGCGCTGCTCGAGGAGCGCCCCGACGATCCCGAGGTCCAGTACCACTACGGCATCTCCTTGCTCACCACCGGCCAGCAGTCGCTCGCCATCTGGCCCTTGCGTCGCTCGATGGAGAACGAGGCGTGGCTCAGCAAGGCGGCCCTGCCGCTGGCCGCCTCGTTCATCGGGACCGGGGCCTACGACGACGCGATCGAGACCACCAACCAGGTGCTCGAGGCCGAGCCCGACAATGTGAACGCACTGTTGGTGCGGGCCGACGCGCAGATCCGCTCGCGCCGCTTCTATGAAGAGGCGCTGGCCGACGTCGAGAAGATCCTCGAGATCGATCCGGACAACACCCTCGCCCTGGTTCCACGAGCGGTGGCCCTGCTGGCGCTCGAGCGCACCGAAGAGGCGGGCGACGCCCTGGCCGTGCTCGAGGAGTCCTACCGCGACGACAGCCTCGGTCTCCACGGCAACTCGGGGATGTGCGCGGCGCGGGCGACCTTTGCGAAAGAAAAAGGGGAGCTCGCGAAGGCCGACGAGATCTTTGCGGACTGCCTCGAGCGCTTTCCCTCCGATGGCATCGTGATCAAGGAAGCGAGCGCCTTCTACGACTCCCAGGGCCGCCCCGAGCGCACCCAGGAAGTGCTGGAAGAGGCACTCGAAGCCGATCCGAGCCTGATGGCGCTCCGCTCGAACCTGGCGATCCGCCTGCGCGCGGAGGGGAAGACCGACGAGGCGATCGAGCTGCTGCGCGAGGGCACGAACGTGCCGGTTCCCGACAAGGCGGCCGAGGCCTGGGCCGCGATCGCGGCCTTCCATGTGGAGCAGGAGGATTACGCCGCCGCGGTCTCGGACCTCGAGAACGCGCGCCGACTCGACCGCAGCGAGAACAAGACCCTCGAGCTCACCTACGCAGACGTGCTGGCGCTGGCGGGGCAATTCGACGAGGCCCTCCGCGTGGCCGACGGCTTCGACATTCCCGCGTACCAGTCGATGGTGCGGGGTCGGGTGGCGCTGGAGCGCGATCAGCCCGCCGAGGCCCTGCGGTACTACTACGAAGGGGTACGGCTCTGGCCCGACAACCCGATCGCTCGCTACTACGCCGCGATCGCCGCCGAGCGTGTCGGCGACTTCGCGCGGGCGGTCGAGGACTACCGCTACGCGATGCGGATCGACGCGAAGGCCACGGACGCTCACCTGCGGCTGGCGCGTCTGCATCGCGCTGCCGGGCGCTACGACCTGGCGCTGTCCGCGGTGGCGTTCCAGAGCGGCGGACGCGAGGCCGAGTTCGAGTCCGGCCTCTTCGAGCTCGAGACTCTCGGGCAGATGGGACGCCTCGAGAACCTGCCCCAGCTCGAGAAGCGACACGGCGAGAGCGAGCACTGGGGCGCGATGGTCGCCGCCCTCGCCGACGGCGTCGCGCAGACCGAGGGCCCCGAGGCCGCGATCGCACTGATCGAAGCCCGCGAAGACGTGCAGCTCGCTTCGCCGACCCACGTGGCCGCGCTGGATGCGCTGTCGCGCCACCTGATCGACGCGGGCAAGGCTGACGAGTCGCTGAAGCGGGTCGAGGCCGCACTGGCCGCGAACCCGGGCGATGCGCACCTGAAGGCGCTGCAGGGGCGCTCGCTGCGCGCGGCGGGGCGACCGGAGAGCGCGGTGCGCGAAGCCTTCGAGGCCGCGCTGGCGAGCGATTCCGAGGACGCGGTCGCGCTGCGCGGTCTGGCCGAGCTCGATGCGGCAGGCGGCAACGTCGAAGGCGCGATGGCGCGCTACGACGCGTTGATCGCGGCGCATCGCGATGATCTCGAGGCGCCGGTCGTCGCTGCGCGCTTGCTCGCAGAGGCGGGCCGCACCGAGGACGCCGAGGCAACCCTGAAGCGGTTGCTCGACAAGCACCCCTACGTCCACGAGGCCGCATCGCGGCTGGCGGCGCTGCGCGTGGCGCGCGGCGCGGAACCCACCAAGACCCTCGAACTCGCGCGTCGCGCGGTGTTCTTCGGCGGTGGCGCCGAAGCCGAGGCCTTCCTGGCGACGCTCGTCGAGGCCGAGCCGAGCGAGTCGCCCGAAGCGGGCTGA